From one Humulus lupulus chromosome 8, drHumLupu1.1, whole genome shotgun sequence genomic stretch:
- the LOC133795163 gene encoding uncharacterized protein LOC133795163, with protein sequence MFRARKDWFRALNQFKLAKIGKPFSSNPTTTGSTSKGGGSGGGDKTESSLTKYDESYRQLDNLDFMTAAKILFTDPPKEKKFGHFVEHFYELEVKKKKEDEKKAKELELKAIEEKETGNPELWEVKTRLDKLEESLKKIVAESKQPGNGAVKNNERDVEKKDFARTETGSSKE encoded by the exons ATGTTTCGCGCCAGAAAGGACTGGTTTAGAGCTTTGAACCAATTTAAACTCGCTAAAATTGGGAAGCCATTTTCGAGCAATCCCACTACCACGGGCTCCACCAGCAAAGGAGGCGGCAGCGGCGGCGGCGACAAGACTGAGTCCAGTTTAACTAAGTATGACGAGTCGTATCGGCAGTTAGACAATCTCGACTTCATGACCGCCGCTAAGATCCTCTTTACTGATCCTCCCAAGGAAAAGAAATTTGG GCATTTTGTCGAACACTTTTAT GAACTTGAGgtaaagaagaaaaaggaagatgAAAAGAAAGCAAAAGAACTTGAATTGAAAgctattgaagaaaaagaaacaGGTAATCCAGAGTTATGGGAGGTGAAAACAAGGCTAGATAAACTAGAGGAATCTCTCAAAAAAATTGTGGCCGAGTCAAAACAGCCAGGCAATGGAGCGGTGAAGAACAATGAAAGAGATGTGGAGAAAAAAGATTTTGCAAGGACTGAGACAGGCAGCAGTAAAGAGTAA
- the LOC133796455 gene encoding uncharacterized protein LOC133796455 isoform X1, whose translation MKRSALRKTGQTNSTASINSSAADLFRSASSKSSSKELERIDNLFCSYANGSSNMIDPEGIEALCSDLEVEHTDVRILMLAWKMKAEKQGYFILEEWRRGLKALRADSVNKLKKALPELEKEVKRPLNFVDFYSYAFRYCLTEEKQKSIDIESICELLNIVLGSEYPSQVELFIEYLKIQNDYKVINLDQWMGFYRFCNEISFPGLDNYDPELAWPLILDNFVEWLREKQF comes from the exons ATGAAGCGGTCCGCCTTGAGAAAAACGGGTCAGACCAATTCAACAGCTTCCATTAATTCTTCGGCGGCGGATCTCTTTCGCTCCG CCTCCAGTAAATCCTCTTCAAAAGAGTTGGAACGAATCGATAACTTGTTTTGTTCATACGCTAATGGGTCCTCCAATATGATTGA CCCAGAAGGAATTGAAGCTCTTTGTTCGGACTTGGAAGTGGAGCATACCGATGTGAGGATATTGATGCTTGCCTG GAAAATGAAGGCTGAAAAACAGGGATACTTTATTTTG gAAGAGTGGCGAAGAGGCCTCAAAGCATTGAGGGCTGACTcagtaaataaattgaaaaaggcACTTCCAGAGCTAGAGAAAGAG GTCAAGAGACCATTGAACTTTGTGGATTTCTATTCTTATGCATTCCGTTATTGTTTAACAG agGAGAAACAGAAGAGCATAGATATAGAGAGCATATGTGAATTGTTAAATATTGTTCTAGGGTCTGAATACCCTTCCCAGGTTGAATTGTTCATTGAGTATTTAAAG ATTCAGAACGATTACAAAGTCATAAACCTGGATCAGTGGATGGGCTTTTACCGGTTTTGCAATGAG ATAAGTTTTCCCGGCCTTGATAATTATGATCCTGAACTTGCATGGCCATTGATCCTGGACAATTTTGTCGAGTGGCTGCGGGAGAAGCAATTCTGA
- the LOC133796455 gene encoding uncharacterized protein LOC133796455 isoform X2 produces MKRSALRKTASSKSSSKELERIDNLFCSYANGSSNMIDPEGIEALCSDLEVEHTDVRILMLAWKMKAEKQGYFILEEWRRGLKALRADSVNKLKKALPELEKEVKRPLNFVDFYSYAFRYCLTEEKQKSIDIESICELLNIVLGSEYPSQVELFIEYLKIQNDYKVINLDQWMGFYRFCNEISFPGLDNYDPELAWPLILDNFVEWLREKQF; encoded by the exons ATGAAGCGGTCCGCCTTGAGAAAAACGG CCTCCAGTAAATCCTCTTCAAAAGAGTTGGAACGAATCGATAACTTGTTTTGTTCATACGCTAATGGGTCCTCCAATATGATTGA CCCAGAAGGAATTGAAGCTCTTTGTTCGGACTTGGAAGTGGAGCATACCGATGTGAGGATATTGATGCTTGCCTG GAAAATGAAGGCTGAAAAACAGGGATACTTTATTTTG gAAGAGTGGCGAAGAGGCCTCAAAGCATTGAGGGCTGACTcagtaaataaattgaaaaaggcACTTCCAGAGCTAGAGAAAGAG GTCAAGAGACCATTGAACTTTGTGGATTTCTATTCTTATGCATTCCGTTATTGTTTAACAG agGAGAAACAGAAGAGCATAGATATAGAGAGCATATGTGAATTGTTAAATATTGTTCTAGGGTCTGAATACCCTTCCCAGGTTGAATTGTTCATTGAGTATTTAAAG ATTCAGAACGATTACAAAGTCATAAACCTGGATCAGTGGATGGGCTTTTACCGGTTTTGCAATGAG ATAAGTTTTCCCGGCCTTGATAATTATGATCCTGAACTTGCATGGCCATTGATCCTGGACAATTTTGTCGAGTGGCTGCGGGAGAAGCAATTCTGA
- the LOC133796454 gene encoding nuclear pore complex protein NUP96 isoform X2, producing the protein MASPLLPPPVSGASGELDGRRSTVSATCAMDFAAGISSSQDGLQWDKRMREIETLLPTLHKPEYYMEPCFDELVSRELMDPGYSSRVPNFTVGRYGFGSVKYIRETDVRWLDLDNIVTFHRHEVVVYEDENTKPLVGQGLNKTAEVTLVLKLTSSPIEEDQKESVVGKLRQSAERQEAQFMSFDSNNGEWKFLVHHFSRFGLSEDDEEDMIMDDAPAVQEPTEMSGGEVSDIDEQPQLDNSGNLLSHSLPTHLGLDPIKMSELRMLMFHDEEDESDDFYQFPSHQKPSFDKESIRSPLQNLTQMNHRSTPLVARKTPLALLEYKHGSFDSNSPGAILMAQQIKTTPLKKLKTEGFQLDLKHETPVTRSHTQCVVDAGLFMGRSFGVAWGPNGTLIHAGTPVCGSDSQKGLSSVIHLEKIAIDKVVRDEKNKVREELLDFAFDSLLNLHKGINHDTKEKEFGSFKLKLQKLVSNQLQLSEICRNYAEIIQKQLEVPGLSSSARSGLMHQIMVWELIKVLFSERENNRELKPSGTDNEEDMMQDQDAKEASLDVDLEALPLIRRAEFSYWLQESVCGHVQDDISSLNETNYLQHIFLLLTGRQLDTAVELAVSKSDVRLACLLSQAGGSMVSRSDVAKQLDLWKINGLDFNFIEKDRIRLYELLSGNIHGSLYNIEIDWKRFLGLLMWYKLPPHASLPVVFHTYQHLLEDGKAPSPIPVYVDEGFEEEAKNWRSKERFDISYYLMLLHASDESQPEFLKNMFSAFSSTHDPLDYHMIWHQRAVLEAIGVISSDDLHVLDVALVSQLLCLGKCHWAIYVVLHMPYREDFPYLQANLIREILFQYCESWSAQESQRQFIENLGVPVAWLHEALAVYYNYIGDLSKALEHFLECAHWPKAHTIFITSVAHTLFLSGKHSEIWKLATSMEDHKSEIDNWDLGAGIYIAFYFLRNSLQEDNDTMSELDSLESKNSACSKFIGQLNDSLAVLGDRLPVDAKVAYSKMGEEICSLLLSGVGEGRTRDMQLSCFNTVSTAPIPEELRSSHLQDAASLFTCFLSEVAALT; encoded by the exons GGGCTTCTGGTGAACTTGATGGTAGAAGAAGTACAGTCAGTGCTACCTGTGCTATGGACTTTGCTGCAGGAATTTCAAGTTCACAAGATGGACTCCAGTGGGACAAGAGAATGAGAGAGATTGAAACTCTTTTACCCACTCTACACAAGCCTGAGTATTATATGGAGCCATGCTTTGATGAGTTGGTCTCGAGGGAATTGATGGATCCTGGTTATTCTAGCCGAGTTCCAAATTTCACAGTTGGAAGATATGGTTTTGGGTCTGTCAAGTATATTAGAGAAACTGATGTTAGATGGCTGGATCTAGACAATATTGTGACCTTCCATAGGCATGAGGTAGTTGTATATGAAGATGAAAATACCAAGCCTTTGGTTGGTCAGGGCCTTAACAAGACTGCTGAAGTAACTTTGGTGCTAAAATTAACATCTTCACCTATTGAGGAGGATCAGAAAGAAAGTGTGGTGGGTAAATTAAGGCAGAGCGCAGAGAGACAGGAGGCTCAGTTTATGTCATTTGACTCCAATAATGGTGAGTGGAAATTCTTGGTTCACCATTTTAGCAGGTTCGGATTGAGTGAGGATGATGAAGAGGATATGATAATGGATGATGCTCCTGCAGTTCAAGAGCCCACAGAGATGAGTGGCGGGGAGGTCTCTGACATTGATGAACAACCCCAATTGGATAATTCTGGAAACTTGCTTTCTCATTCTCTTCCTACTCATCTTGGGCTTGACCCAATAAAGATGAGCGAATTGAGAATGTTGATGTTCCATGATGAGGAAGATGAGAGTGATGATTTTTATCAATTTCCTAGTCATCAGAAACCATCCTTTGATAAAGAATCTATCAGATCTCCTCTGCAGAATTTGACACAGATGAATCATAGATCTACTCCGCTAGTTGCTCGCAAAACTCCATTGGCATTGCTTGAGTACAAGCATGGTAGTTTTGATTCAAACTCCCCTGGAGCCATTTTGATGGCCCAACAAATTAAAACCACACCTCTCAAGAAATTAAAAACAGAAGGTTTTCAGCTGGACCTCAAGCATGAAACACCAGTAACTAGAAGCCATACTCAGTGCGTAGTTGATGCTGGTTTGTTCATGGGTAGGTCATTTGGTGTAGCATGGGGTCCAAATGGAACCCTTATTCATGCTGGTACACCGGTTTGTGGTAGTGATTCTCAAAAGGGGTTGTCTTCTGTGATCCACTTAGAGAAGATTGCCATTGACAAAGTGGTTAGAGATGAAAAAAACAAAGTGAGAGAGGAACTTCTTGATTTTGCTTTTGATTCTCTTCTAAATCTCCATAAAGGAATAAATCACGatacaaaagaaaaagaatttGGGTCTTTTAAATTGAAGCTTCAAAAACTTGTCTCTAATCAATTACAGCTTTCAGAGATTTGTAGAAACTATGCAGAGATTATTCAGAAGCAGCTAGAAGTACCCGGGTTGTCGTCTTCTGCCCGCTCTGGTTTGATGCACCAAATAATGGTCTGGGAGTTGATAAAAGTCCTTTTCTCTGAAAGGGAAAATAATAGAGAATTGAAACCTTCGGGTACAGACAATGAAGAAGACATGATGCAGGACCAGGATGCGAAGGAAGCTTCTCTTGATGTTGATCTTGAAGCACTCCCTTTAATCAGGAGGGCAGAGTTCAGCTATTGGCTGCAAGAAAGTGTTTGTGGTCATGTTCAAGATGACATAAGCTCCCTAAATGAGACCAATTATCTTCAACATATATTTTTGCTCCTGACTGGGAGGCAGTTGGATACTGCTGTGGAACTGGCTGTTTCTAAAAGTGATGTAAGACTTGCTTGTTTATTAAGTCAGGCTGGTGGTTCCATGGTGAGTCGTTCTGATGTTGCAAAGCAGCTTGACCTTTGGAAAATCAATGGGCTGGATTTCAATTTCATCGAGAAGGATAGGATAAGGCTTTATGAGTTGCTTTCTGGTAACATTCATGGTTCTTTGTACAACATTGAAATTGACTGGAAGAGGTTTCTAGGTTTATTGATGTGGTATAAACTACCTCCTCATGCTTCACTGCCTGTTGTCTTTCACACATATCAACACCTTCTTGAGGATGGAAAAGCTCCATCTCCCATTCCAGTTTATGTCGATGAAGGATTTGAAGAGGAggccaaaaattggagatcaaaaGAGCGTTTTGACATCTCATACTATCTTATGCTTCTTCATGCAAGCGATGAAAGCCAACCTGAATTTTTAAAGAATATGTTCAGTGCCTTCTCTTCAACACACGACCCACTTGATTATCACATGATTTGGCATCAACGTGCTGTGTTGGAAGCAATTGGTGTCATCAGTTCTGATGATCTTCATGTTCTTGACGTAGCACTTGTTTCTCAACTCTTGTGTTTGGGCAAATGTCATTGGGCCATCTATGTGGTTCTCCATATGCCTTATCGTGAAGATTTTCCTTATCTTCAAGCTAATCTAATTCGGGAGATCTTGTTCCAATACTGTGAATCGTGGAGTGCTCAAGAAAGTCAACGCCAATTTATAGAAAATTTAGGTGTTCCAGTTGCATGGCTGCATGAAGCACTG GCAGTTTATTACAATTATATTGGAGATCTCTCAAAAGCCCTTGAACACTTTCTTGAATGTGCTCATTGGCCAAAAGCTCATACCATTTTCATAACGTCAGTTGCACATACACTATTCTTGTCAG GCAAACATTCAGAGATATGGAAGCTTGCAACTTCAATGGAAGACCACAAGTCAGAAATTGACAATTGGGACTTGGGGGCTGGAATATACATTGCCTTCTATTTTCTAAGAAATTCACTTCAAGAAGATAATGATACCATGAGTGAACTG GATTCACTTGAGAGCAAAAACTCTGCCTGTAGTAAGTTTATTGGTCAATTAAACGATTCTCTGGCAGTTTTGGGTGATAGATTGCCAGTTGATGCCAA GGTGGCTTATTCTAAGATGGGTGAGGAGATATGTAGCTTACTATTGTCTGGTGTTGGTGAGGGCAGAACGCGCGATATGCAGCTAAGCTGCTTCAACACAGTGTCTACTGCTCCAATACCTGAGGAACTCCGATCCAGTCATCTGCAGGACGCGGCCTCTCTTTTCACATGCTTTCTTTCTGAGGTGGCTGCACTGACCTAA
- the LOC133796456 gene encoding deSI-like protein At4g17486 — protein MLCRKSCNNADNGSVPVYLNVYDLTPINGYAYWLGLGVYHSGVQVHGVEYAFGAHEYASTGIFEGEPKKCEGFTFRKTILIGKTDMGPSEVRTVMEELAEVYKGNAYNLITKNCNHFCNDACIRLTRNAIPSWVNRLARIGFMCNCVLPVTLNSTKVRHHRIEENNKPPIEGGGEKKKKLIVESNVLTSSSNSSSSPSSSPSDTKMRRGRSRTRRPRPPPSPLIVTSAS, from the exons ATGCTGTGCAGAAAATCTTGCAACAATGCGGATAATGGATCTGTACCAGTGTACCTTAATGTTTATGATCTGACACCCATTAACGGCTATGCCTACTGGCTTGGTCTTGGAGTTTACCATTCTGGGGTACAAG TTCATGGTGTTGAGTATGCTTTTGGAGCTCATGAGTATGCCAGTACTGGGATTTTTGAAGGAGAGCCTAAAAAATGTGAGGGATTTACATTCAGAAAGACAATTTTGATAGGCAAAACAGATATGGGACCTTCTGAAGTGAGAACAGTCATGGAGGAACTAGCAGAAGTCTACAAAGGAAATGCCTATAATTTGATAACCAAAAACTGCAACCATTTTTGTAATGATGCTTGTATTAGATTGACTAGAAATGCAATCCCAAGTTGGGTTAATCGACTTGCCAGAATCG GGTTTATGTGCAACTGTGTTCTTCCTGTGACTTTAAACTCAACAAAAGTTCGGCATCATAGAATTGAAGAGAATAATAAACCACCTATTGAAGGAGgaggagagaagaagaagaagctaatTGTTGAGTCAAATGTGTTGACTTCTTCTTCCAATTCTTCATCATCTCCCTCATCTTCACCTTCTGACACCAAAATGCGCAGAGGAAGAAGCAGAACCAGACGCCCTCGTCCTCCACCTTCTCCTTTGATTGTCACTTCAGCATCTTGA
- the LOC133796454 gene encoding nuclear pore complex protein NUP96 isoform X1, which yields MASPLLPPPVSGNLSCSENEMRTIVSGASGELDGRRSTVSATCAMDFAAGISSSQDGLQWDKRMREIETLLPTLHKPEYYMEPCFDELVSRELMDPGYSSRVPNFTVGRYGFGSVKYIRETDVRWLDLDNIVTFHRHEVVVYEDENTKPLVGQGLNKTAEVTLVLKLTSSPIEEDQKESVVGKLRQSAERQEAQFMSFDSNNGEWKFLVHHFSRFGLSEDDEEDMIMDDAPAVQEPTEMSGGEVSDIDEQPQLDNSGNLLSHSLPTHLGLDPIKMSELRMLMFHDEEDESDDFYQFPSHQKPSFDKESIRSPLQNLTQMNHRSTPLVARKTPLALLEYKHGSFDSNSPGAILMAQQIKTTPLKKLKTEGFQLDLKHETPVTRSHTQCVVDAGLFMGRSFGVAWGPNGTLIHAGTPVCGSDSQKGLSSVIHLEKIAIDKVVRDEKNKVREELLDFAFDSLLNLHKGINHDTKEKEFGSFKLKLQKLVSNQLQLSEICRNYAEIIQKQLEVPGLSSSARSGLMHQIMVWELIKVLFSERENNRELKPSGTDNEEDMMQDQDAKEASLDVDLEALPLIRRAEFSYWLQESVCGHVQDDISSLNETNYLQHIFLLLTGRQLDTAVELAVSKSDVRLACLLSQAGGSMVSRSDVAKQLDLWKINGLDFNFIEKDRIRLYELLSGNIHGSLYNIEIDWKRFLGLLMWYKLPPHASLPVVFHTYQHLLEDGKAPSPIPVYVDEGFEEEAKNWRSKERFDISYYLMLLHASDESQPEFLKNMFSAFSSTHDPLDYHMIWHQRAVLEAIGVISSDDLHVLDVALVSQLLCLGKCHWAIYVVLHMPYREDFPYLQANLIREILFQYCESWSAQESQRQFIENLGVPVAWLHEALAVYYNYIGDLSKALEHFLECAHWPKAHTIFITSVAHTLFLSGKHSEIWKLATSMEDHKSEIDNWDLGAGIYIAFYFLRNSLQEDNDTMSELDSLESKNSACSKFIGQLNDSLAVLGDRLPVDAKVAYSKMGEEICSLLLSGVGEGRTRDMQLSCFNTVSTAPIPEELRSSHLQDAASLFTCFLSEVAALT from the exons GGGCTTCTGGTGAACTTGATGGTAGAAGAAGTACAGTCAGTGCTACCTGTGCTATGGACTTTGCTGCAGGAATTTCAAGTTCACAAGATGGACTCCAGTGGGACAAGAGAATGAGAGAGATTGAAACTCTTTTACCCACTCTACACAAGCCTGAGTATTATATGGAGCCATGCTTTGATGAGTTGGTCTCGAGGGAATTGATGGATCCTGGTTATTCTAGCCGAGTTCCAAATTTCACAGTTGGAAGATATGGTTTTGGGTCTGTCAAGTATATTAGAGAAACTGATGTTAGATGGCTGGATCTAGACAATATTGTGACCTTCCATAGGCATGAGGTAGTTGTATATGAAGATGAAAATACCAAGCCTTTGGTTGGTCAGGGCCTTAACAAGACTGCTGAAGTAACTTTGGTGCTAAAATTAACATCTTCACCTATTGAGGAGGATCAGAAAGAAAGTGTGGTGGGTAAATTAAGGCAGAGCGCAGAGAGACAGGAGGCTCAGTTTATGTCATTTGACTCCAATAATGGTGAGTGGAAATTCTTGGTTCACCATTTTAGCAGGTTCGGATTGAGTGAGGATGATGAAGAGGATATGATAATGGATGATGCTCCTGCAGTTCAAGAGCCCACAGAGATGAGTGGCGGGGAGGTCTCTGACATTGATGAACAACCCCAATTGGATAATTCTGGAAACTTGCTTTCTCATTCTCTTCCTACTCATCTTGGGCTTGACCCAATAAAGATGAGCGAATTGAGAATGTTGATGTTCCATGATGAGGAAGATGAGAGTGATGATTTTTATCAATTTCCTAGTCATCAGAAACCATCCTTTGATAAAGAATCTATCAGATCTCCTCTGCAGAATTTGACACAGATGAATCATAGATCTACTCCGCTAGTTGCTCGCAAAACTCCATTGGCATTGCTTGAGTACAAGCATGGTAGTTTTGATTCAAACTCCCCTGGAGCCATTTTGATGGCCCAACAAATTAAAACCACACCTCTCAAGAAATTAAAAACAGAAGGTTTTCAGCTGGACCTCAAGCATGAAACACCAGTAACTAGAAGCCATACTCAGTGCGTAGTTGATGCTGGTTTGTTCATGGGTAGGTCATTTGGTGTAGCATGGGGTCCAAATGGAACCCTTATTCATGCTGGTACACCGGTTTGTGGTAGTGATTCTCAAAAGGGGTTGTCTTCTGTGATCCACTTAGAGAAGATTGCCATTGACAAAGTGGTTAGAGATGAAAAAAACAAAGTGAGAGAGGAACTTCTTGATTTTGCTTTTGATTCTCTTCTAAATCTCCATAAAGGAATAAATCACGatacaaaagaaaaagaatttGGGTCTTTTAAATTGAAGCTTCAAAAACTTGTCTCTAATCAATTACAGCTTTCAGAGATTTGTAGAAACTATGCAGAGATTATTCAGAAGCAGCTAGAAGTACCCGGGTTGTCGTCTTCTGCCCGCTCTGGTTTGATGCACCAAATAATGGTCTGGGAGTTGATAAAAGTCCTTTTCTCTGAAAGGGAAAATAATAGAGAATTGAAACCTTCGGGTACAGACAATGAAGAAGACATGATGCAGGACCAGGATGCGAAGGAAGCTTCTCTTGATGTTGATCTTGAAGCACTCCCTTTAATCAGGAGGGCAGAGTTCAGCTATTGGCTGCAAGAAAGTGTTTGTGGTCATGTTCAAGATGACATAAGCTCCCTAAATGAGACCAATTATCTTCAACATATATTTTTGCTCCTGACTGGGAGGCAGTTGGATACTGCTGTGGAACTGGCTGTTTCTAAAAGTGATGTAAGACTTGCTTGTTTATTAAGTCAGGCTGGTGGTTCCATGGTGAGTCGTTCTGATGTTGCAAAGCAGCTTGACCTTTGGAAAATCAATGGGCTGGATTTCAATTTCATCGAGAAGGATAGGATAAGGCTTTATGAGTTGCTTTCTGGTAACATTCATGGTTCTTTGTACAACATTGAAATTGACTGGAAGAGGTTTCTAGGTTTATTGATGTGGTATAAACTACCTCCTCATGCTTCACTGCCTGTTGTCTTTCACACATATCAACACCTTCTTGAGGATGGAAAAGCTCCATCTCCCATTCCAGTTTATGTCGATGAAGGATTTGAAGAGGAggccaaaaattggagatcaaaaGAGCGTTTTGACATCTCATACTATCTTATGCTTCTTCATGCAAGCGATGAAAGCCAACCTGAATTTTTAAAGAATATGTTCAGTGCCTTCTCTTCAACACACGACCCACTTGATTATCACATGATTTGGCATCAACGTGCTGTGTTGGAAGCAATTGGTGTCATCAGTTCTGATGATCTTCATGTTCTTGACGTAGCACTTGTTTCTCAACTCTTGTGTTTGGGCAAATGTCATTGGGCCATCTATGTGGTTCTCCATATGCCTTATCGTGAAGATTTTCCTTATCTTCAAGCTAATCTAATTCGGGAGATCTTGTTCCAATACTGTGAATCGTGGAGTGCTCAAGAAAGTCAACGCCAATTTATAGAAAATTTAGGTGTTCCAGTTGCATGGCTGCATGAAGCACTG GCAGTTTATTACAATTATATTGGAGATCTCTCAAAAGCCCTTGAACACTTTCTTGAATGTGCTCATTGGCCAAAAGCTCATACCATTTTCATAACGTCAGTTGCACATACACTATTCTTGTCAG GCAAACATTCAGAGATATGGAAGCTTGCAACTTCAATGGAAGACCACAAGTCAGAAATTGACAATTGGGACTTGGGGGCTGGAATATACATTGCCTTCTATTTTCTAAGAAATTCACTTCAAGAAGATAATGATACCATGAGTGAACTG GATTCACTTGAGAGCAAAAACTCTGCCTGTAGTAAGTTTATTGGTCAATTAAACGATTCTCTGGCAGTTTTGGGTGATAGATTGCCAGTTGATGCCAA GGTGGCTTATTCTAAGATGGGTGAGGAGATATGTAGCTTACTATTGTCTGGTGTTGGTGAGGGCAGAACGCGCGATATGCAGCTAAGCTGCTTCAACACAGTGTCTACTGCTCCAATACCTGAGGAACTCCGATCCAGTCATCTGCAGGACGCGGCCTCTCTTTTCACATGCTTTCTTTCTGAGGTGGCTGCACTGACCTAA